In Pseudomonas sp. ADAK18, a single window of DNA contains:
- a CDS encoding ABC-type transport auxiliary lipoprotein family protein has product MKRAYRIIAPVALALVSACSILPKADPSDVYRLPSAQVASHGTPVSWSLRLAKPQTSEFLDSPRIAVVPQGDLISSYANSRWSDPAPVLLRNRLLDGFQRDGRVTLLSTDDTNLQADFELGGQLQAFQSEYRSGAVEVVIHFDARLVRAGDQRIIASRRFEVRQPVSDTKVPAVVAGFGQAGDSLNKQVVDWVVGQGNTAPKR; this is encoded by the coding sequence ATGAAGCGTGCTTACCGCATCATCGCCCCTGTCGCCCTGGCCTTGGTCAGCGCCTGCTCGATCTTGCCCAAGGCCGACCCATCGGACGTCTACCGGTTGCCTTCGGCCCAGGTTGCCAGCCATGGCACGCCTGTGTCCTGGTCGTTGCGCCTGGCCAAGCCACAGACCAGCGAATTCCTCGACAGCCCGCGCATTGCCGTGGTGCCTCAGGGCGACTTGATCAGCAGCTATGCGAACTCGCGCTGGAGCGATCCGGCGCCGGTGCTGTTGCGTAATCGTCTGCTGGACGGGTTCCAGCGAGATGGGCGGGTAACGCTGCTCAGTACCGATGACACTAATCTGCAGGCCGACTTTGAGCTAGGCGGACAGTTGCAGGCATTCCAGAGTGAGTACCGGAGCGGGGCGGTCGAGGTGGTGATTCATTTCGACGCGCGGCTGGTGCGGGCAGGTGATCAGCGGATTATTGCCAGTCGGCGGTTTGAAGTGCGCCAGCCGGTGAGTGATACCAAAGTCCCGGCGGTGGTTGCGGGATTTGGTCAGGCTGGGGATTCGCTGAACAAGCAGGTGGTGGATTGGGTGGTGGGGCAAGGCAATACAGCGCCGAAACGCTGA
- a CDS encoding Na/Pi cotransporter family protein, producing the protein MLTLLNLLSAVTLLIWGTHIVRTGILRVYGSNLRQVIGQNMSKRWLAFIAGILVTAMVQSSNATAMLVTSFVGQGLMGLMPALATMLGADVGTALMARVLTLDLSWLSPLLIFLGVIFFLSRKQTRAGQMGRVGIGLGLIILALQLIVEAAGPITHAQGVKVLFASLTGDILLDALIGALFAMISYSSLAAVLLTATLAGAGVISLHVAIGLVIGANIGSGVLAFLSTSMQNAAGRQVALGSLLYKLIGLLLIIPVLDPLVKWMDSLDYSPQGMVISFHLLYNVTRCLILLPTIGPMARLCAWLLPEREEVNGLAKPRHLDLTALATPSLALANAARETLRLGDLIDNMLTAMLEVLRGKQTAITQEIRSLTDDVEALYSAIKLYLAQMPREDLSEQDSRRWAEIIELSINLKLAGDLIERMLRKVQQQKTSQRRSFSEVGLEELAGLQSQLIANLRLGLSVFLSADPESARQLLREKRRFRAQERRLAHAHVSRLQRKIVQSLETSSLHLELIADMKRLNSLFCSSAYVVLETSEIGALGADNIADITHSP; encoded by the coding sequence ATGCTGACCCTGCTCAATCTGCTTTCCGCCGTGACCCTGTTGATCTGGGGCACGCACATTGTCCGTACCGGCATCCTGCGGGTTTACGGCTCCAACTTGCGCCAAGTCATCGGGCAGAACATGTCCAAGCGCTGGCTGGCGTTTATCGCCGGCATCCTCGTGACCGCCATGGTGCAAAGCAGTAACGCTACGGCAATGCTGGTGACCTCCTTTGTCGGCCAGGGCCTGATGGGCCTGATGCCTGCCCTGGCAACCATGCTGGGCGCCGACGTCGGGACCGCGCTGATGGCCCGAGTGCTGACGTTAGACCTGTCTTGGCTGTCGCCGCTGTTGATTTTTCTTGGGGTGATTTTCTTCCTGTCGCGCAAACAGACCCGCGCCGGGCAAATGGGCCGCGTCGGTATTGGCCTGGGCCTGATCATCCTCGCACTGCAATTGATCGTCGAAGCCGCCGGCCCCATTACCCATGCACAGGGCGTCAAAGTCCTGTTCGCCTCACTGACCGGCGATATCTTGCTCGACGCCTTGATCGGCGCGCTGTTCGCAATGATTTCCTACTCCAGCCTGGCCGCCGTCCTGCTGACCGCCACCCTGGCAGGCGCAGGCGTCATCAGCCTGCACGTGGCCATCGGCCTGGTGATCGGTGCCAACATCGGCAGCGGCGTGCTGGCCTTTCTCAGCACCAGCATGCAGAACGCCGCCGGTCGCCAGGTGGCCTTGGGGAGCTTGTTGTACAAGCTGATCGGTTTACTGCTGATCATCCCGGTCCTCGATCCGCTGGTGAAGTGGATGGACAGCCTGGACTACAGCCCCCAAGGCATGGTGATCTCCTTCCACCTGCTCTATAACGTCACCCGCTGCCTGATCCTGTTGCCCACCATTGGCCCAATGGCCCGCCTGTGCGCCTGGCTGCTGCCGGAGCGTGAAGAGGTCAACGGCCTGGCCAAGCCACGTCACTTGGACCTGACAGCACTGGCCACCCCAAGCCTGGCGCTGGCCAACGCGGCCCGCGAAACCCTGCGCCTGGGGGACCTGATCGACAACATGCTCACCGCAATGCTGGAAGTGCTGCGGGGCAAGCAGACCGCTATCACCCAGGAAATACGCAGCCTGACCGACGACGTCGAGGCGCTCTACAGCGCCATCAAACTTTACCTCGCGCAAATGCCCCGCGAAGACCTCAGCGAGCAAGACAGCCGCCGTTGGGCCGAGATCATCGAACTGTCGATCAACCTGAAACTGGCCGGGGACCTGATCGAGCGCATGCTGCGCAAGGTCCAGCAGCAAAAGACCTCCCAACGCCGCTCTTTCTCAGAAGTCGGCCTGGAAGAACTGGCCGGCCTGCAAAGCCAACTGATCGCCAACCTGCGCCTGGGCCTCTCGGTGTTCCTCAGTGCCGACCCGGAAAGCGCCCGGCAACTGCTGCGGGAAAAACGCCGCTTCCGCGCCCAGGAGCGGCGCCTGGCCCACGCCCACGTCAGCCGTTTGCAGCGCAAGATCGTACAAAGCCTGGAGACCAGCTCCCTGCACTTGGAGCTGATTGCCGACATGAAACGTCTGAACTCGCTGTTCTGCAGCAGTGCTTATGTGGTGTTGGAAACTTCCGAAATCGGAGCGCTGGGGGCAGACAATATTGCCGACATCACTCATTCGCCCTGA
- a CDS encoding pitrilysin family protein, with protein sequence MRRLLLACLLMGSAHSFAFDRLQVEGYTLPNGLQLLLKPGTERGHVAIRLVVGVGLDDFGCQDKELPHLLEHLLFSGIDGGGEGALEEQMQALGGEWNAYTSNADTTFVIEAPAQNQRKVLDLLLAILTRTELTDAAVIAAKQVVEREDGGHYSHLQRLLDRQDLGHSASNQLAVELGLKCAERADVDHLTHTQLEKLRKDWYAPNNMTLIIVGDLDKLIPAYLERTYGQLDPVDPTEHHPLPEIQHAAATRRDLIHGWVGDGAKLHWLFPEPVLDDQHDETYDLLKDYLDWALYRQLRLKHSLSYGPWTEREVLGGVGFLSLNADLDRENLPEAEQVLETLKAQLLKDGLEPATFARLQQAAIARQAWAVQGNSALADYYWSASGDYADGHFSDPVKRIKAVSLEQTNQALRQVFKQPGYWRIEKPLFSYDALSWIAGGVLGLIMIVLLGIRRYRKGIA encoded by the coding sequence ATGCGTCGCCTGCTACTCGCCTGCCTGCTGATGGGCTCGGCACACTCTTTTGCCTTTGATCGCCTGCAGGTCGAAGGCTATACGCTGCCCAACGGCCTGCAACTGCTGCTCAAACCGGGCACCGAGCGCGGGCATGTGGCCATTCGTCTGGTGGTGGGCGTGGGCCTGGATGACTTCGGTTGCCAGGACAAGGAACTGCCGCACCTGCTGGAACACCTGCTGTTCAGCGGTATCGACGGTGGTGGCGAAGGCGCCCTGGAAGAGCAGATGCAAGCCTTGGGCGGAGAGTGGAACGCCTATACCAGCAATGCCGACACCACCTTCGTCATCGAAGCCCCCGCACAGAACCAGCGCAAGGTGCTGGACCTGCTGCTGGCGATCCTGACCCGCACCGAATTGACCGATGCAGCAGTCATCGCCGCTAAACAAGTCGTCGAGCGGGAAGACGGCGGCCACTATTCACACTTGCAACGCCTGCTGGATCGCCAAGACCTGGGCCATAGCGCCAGCAACCAGTTGGCAGTGGAACTGGGCCTCAAATGTGCCGAGCGCGCCGACGTCGACCACCTGACCCACACCCAACTGGAAAAGCTGCGCAAGGATTGGTACGCCCCCAATAACATGACCCTGATCATCGTCGGCGACCTCGACAAACTGATACCGGCCTATCTGGAACGCACCTACGGCCAGCTCGACCCGGTTGACCCCACCGAGCATCACCCTCTGCCGGAAATCCAGCACGCGGCCGCCACGCGTCGCGATCTGATCCACGGCTGGGTCGGCGACGGTGCCAAGCTGCACTGGCTGTTCCCCGAGCCAGTACTGGATGACCAGCACGATGAAACCTACGACCTGCTCAAGGACTATCTGGATTGGGCGTTGTATCGTCAGCTGCGGCTCAAGCACAGTTTGTCCTATGGCCCCTGGACCGAGCGGGAAGTGCTCGGCGGCGTCGGCTTCCTGAGCCTCAATGCCGACCTTGATCGGGAAAACCTGCCCGAAGCCGAGCAGGTGCTGGAAACGCTCAAGGCTCAACTACTCAAGGACGGCCTCGAACCGGCCACGTTCGCTCGTCTGCAACAGGCCGCTATCGCCCGCCAAGCCTGGGCGGTGCAGGGCAACAGTGCCTTGGCCGACTATTACTGGAGCGCCTCGGGCGACTACGCCGACGGGCACTTCAGTGACCCGGTCAAGCGCATCAAGGCCGTCAGCCTTGAACAGACCAACCAGGCCCTGCGGCAGGTCTTCAAGCAGCCCGGGTACTGGCGCATCGAGAAACCCTTGTTCAGTTACGATGCCCTGAGCTGGATCGCAGGCGGCGTGCTGGGGCTGATTATGATTGTGTTGCTCGGCATCCGCCGTTATCGCAAAGGGATTGCGTAA
- a CDS encoding DUF5924 family protein, protein MPTLTHYIQRILELIKRYPGVIALGGFISGVGSFILVDRQQGMASWIAIIMLVSWLWLMLENSLTQLFSKVFKREIPEPLLRYATQMIHQESLFFVLPFFFVTTAWNSGQSVFTGLLGAAALVSIIDPLYYKWLAPKRSLFLALHTLTLFAALLTALPIILHLTTAQSYKLALGVAMALSIPSLAVSLPLRSVRGWVMLLAVTAAIGCAGWFLRSWVPPATLWMTEVAISTQLQDRTPGDDLKEVSASQLRSSGLYAYTAINAPRGLDERIYHVWKFNGTEVDRIALDIHGGRKEGYRAWTHKQNFPPDAVGRWQVQVLTEDGQVIGVLRFKVTDTTTTDAPK, encoded by the coding sequence ATGCCGACCCTGACCCATTACATCCAGCGCATCCTGGAACTGATAAAGCGCTACCCAGGGGTGATTGCGCTCGGCGGTTTTATCTCGGGTGTGGGCAGCTTCATTCTGGTGGATCGCCAGCAGGGCATGGCCAGCTGGATCGCGATCATCATGCTGGTGAGCTGGTTATGGCTGATGCTCGAAAACAGCCTCACCCAGTTGTTCAGCAAAGTCTTCAAGCGGGAAATCCCCGAGCCGCTGCTGCGTTACGCCACGCAGATGATTCACCAGGAAAGCCTGTTTTTTGTCCTGCCGTTCTTCTTCGTCACCACCGCCTGGAACAGCGGCCAATCGGTTTTCACCGGCCTGCTGGGGGCGGCGGCGCTGGTCTCGATCATCGACCCGCTGTATTACAAATGGCTGGCGCCCAAGCGCTCATTGTTTCTGGCCCTGCACACGCTGACTCTGTTTGCGGCTCTGCTCACCGCATTGCCGATCATCCTGCACCTGACCACTGCCCAGAGTTACAAGCTGGCGCTCGGTGTGGCGATGGCGTTGTCGATTCCGAGCCTGGCCGTGAGCTTGCCCCTGCGCAGCGTACGCGGTTGGGTGATGTTGCTGGCCGTGACCGCCGCGATCGGTTGCGCCGGCTGGTTCCTGCGCAGTTGGGTCCCACCCGCGACCCTGTGGATGACCGAAGTAGCCATCAGCACCCAATTGCAGGACCGCACCCCCGGTGATGATTTAAAAGAAGTCAGCGCCAGCCAACTGCGCAGCAGCGGCCTGTATGCCTACACCGCGATCAATGCGCCGCGTGGCCTGGATGAGCGGATCTACCACGTCTGGAAATTCAACGGCACGGAGGTTGACCGCATTGCCCTGGATATCCACGGTGGGCGCAAGGAAGGCTATCGAGCCTGGACCCACAAGCAGAATTTCCCACCCGACGCAGTAGGGCGCTGGCAAGTTCAGGTGCTGACCGAAGACGGGCAAGTGATCGGCGTGCTGCGCTTCAAGGTGACTGACACGACGACGACAGACGCACCAAAGTAG
- a CDS encoding ABC transporter ATP-binding protein, with protein MSRATRAPAEAVIEVRGLCNRFGAQSVHENLDLDLYKGEILAVVGGSGSGKSVLLRSIIGLRRPSEGEVRVFGQNLPSLSEHERSLVERRFGVLFQKGALFSSLTVTENVALPLIEHAGLSRPDAEHLAAVKLALAGLPLSAADKYPASLSGGMIKRAALARALALDPDILFLDEPTAGLDPIGAAQFDQLILTLRDALGLSVFLVTHDLDTLYTITDRVAVLAQKKVLVAGAIDVVSETDDPWIHEYFHGPRGRAALDAAKQLNEV; from the coding sequence GTGAGTCGCGCAACCCGTGCGCCTGCCGAGGCGGTGATCGAAGTCCGTGGCCTGTGCAACCGTTTCGGGGCCCAGAGCGTCCACGAAAACCTTGACCTGGATTTATACAAGGGTGAGATCCTGGCCGTGGTCGGTGGATCCGGCAGCGGCAAGTCAGTGCTGTTGCGCAGCATCATCGGCCTGCGGCGGCCCAGCGAAGGGGAGGTGCGGGTGTTTGGGCAGAACCTGCCCAGCCTTTCGGAGCACGAGCGGTCGTTGGTGGAACGGCGCTTCGGCGTGCTGTTCCAGAAGGGCGCGCTATTTTCCTCGCTGACGGTCACGGAAAACGTCGCGCTGCCATTGATCGAACACGCCGGCCTCAGCCGTCCCGACGCCGAACATCTGGCGGCGGTGAAGCTGGCCCTGGCCGGCTTGCCATTGTCTGCCGCCGACAAGTACCCGGCCTCGCTCTCGGGCGGGATGATCAAGCGAGCAGCACTGGCGCGGGCACTGGCGCTGGACCCGGACATCCTGTTCCTCGATGAGCCGACCGCCGGTCTGGACCCGATTGGCGCGGCGCAATTCGATCAATTGATCCTGACCCTGCGCGATGCGTTGGGCCTGAGTGTGTTCCTGGTCACCCATGACCTCGACACGCTGTACACCATCACTGACCGAGTGGCAGTGCTGGCGCAGAAAAAAGTGCTGGTGGCCGGTGCCATCGATGTCGTCTCGGAAACGGACGACCCCTGGATTCACGAATACTTCCATGGCCCACGCGGCCGCGCGGCATTGGATGCCGCTAAACAGCTCAACGAGGTATGA
- a CDS encoding ABC transporter permease, with amino-acid sequence MTSSTTAGNAHLDTSAHPAQLRVTGDWTLAHYSNLKKLSETLDGQYDASTHIDLNGLGALDTAGASLLVELLGPERLEQSAEHTDCSLSIADRALLKTVYRSLNDFCVPIKEPEEAAGIQVLARIGRAVDTVWQDAMKLLGFIGLILETFARGVFRPKRWRLTPMVAHIEQTGLDAAPIVALLTFLVGAVVAFLGATVLASFGASIFTVDLVAFSFLREFGVLLTAILMAGRTASAFTAQIGSMKANEEIDAIRTLGLDPMELLVLPRVLALLVALPMLTFLAMLSGIVGGGVVCAVALDISPAMFLSLLQSDIGVQHFLVGMVKAPIFAFLIAAIGCLEGFKVSGSAESVGAHTTSSVVQSIFVVIVLDAVAALFFMEMGW; translated from the coding sequence ATGACTAGCAGCACAACCGCCGGTAACGCCCATTTGGACACCTCCGCCCACCCTGCGCAGCTCAGGGTTACGGGGGATTGGACCCTGGCCCACTACAGCAACCTGAAGAAACTATCCGAAACCCTCGATGGCCAATATGACGCCAGCACTCACATCGACCTGAACGGCCTGGGCGCCCTGGACACTGCCGGCGCTTCGCTGCTGGTGGAATTGCTCGGCCCCGAGCGCCTTGAGCAATCGGCCGAACATACCGACTGCAGCCTTTCCATCGCCGATCGTGCGCTGCTCAAAACCGTCTACCGTTCCTTGAACGATTTCTGCGTGCCGATCAAAGAGCCTGAGGAGGCCGCCGGCATTCAAGTGCTGGCGCGCATCGGCCGGGCAGTGGATACCGTCTGGCAAGACGCAATGAAACTGCTGGGCTTTATCGGCCTGATCCTGGAAACCTTCGCCCGCGGGGTATTCCGGCCCAAGCGCTGGCGCCTGACGCCGATGGTTGCCCATATCGAACAAACCGGCCTCGACGCTGCACCCATCGTTGCCCTGCTGACCTTTCTGGTGGGCGCCGTGGTGGCGTTTCTCGGGGCCACGGTGCTGGCCAGTTTCGGCGCAAGCATTTTCACCGTGGACCTGGTGGCGTTCTCTTTCCTGCGGGAGTTCGGGGTATTGCTCACCGCGATCCTGATGGCCGGCCGTACCGCCAGCGCCTTCACCGCACAAATCGGCTCGATGAAGGCCAACGAAGAAATCGACGCCATCCGCACCCTGGGCCTGGACCCAATGGAGCTGCTGGTGCTGCCCCGGGTGTTGGCACTGCTGGTGGCACTGCCGATGCTGACATTCCTGGCGATGCTCTCGGGGATTGTCGGCGGTGGCGTGGTCTGCGCCGTGGCCCTGGATATCTCACCAGCGATGTTTCTCTCGCTGCTGCAATCGGACATTGGCGTTCAACACTTCCTGGTGGGTATGGTCAAGGCGCCGATCTTCGCCTTCCTGATTGCCGCCATTGGTTGCCTGGAAGGTTTCAAGGTCAGCGGCAGTGCCGAGTCGGTGGGTGCCCACACTACCTCCAGCGTGGTGCAGTCGATTTTCGTGGTGATCGTCCTCGATGCGGTCGCCGCTTTATTCTTCATGGAGATGGGCTGGTGA
- a CDS encoding MlaD family protein, whose translation METRAHHVMIGLFSVLVVVGAMLFGLWLAKSSVDSAFQDYEVIFNEAVSGLSQGSAVQYSGIKVGDVTSLRLDPKDPRRVLARIRLAGQTPIKEDTQAKLALTGITGTSIIQLSGGTPQSLELKGKDGELPQIIASPSPIARLLNNSNDLMTSINLLLHNANRMFSRDNVDRLSKTLDNLQQTTGAIADQRGDIKVVMQQLMQVSKQASATLEQTTALMRNANGLLSEQGKQVFGSAEQAMQSLEQSTATINALLTDNKDSLNSGMQGLNELAPAVRELRDTLGSLRAISRRLEANPSGYLLGSDKNKEFTP comes from the coding sequence ATGGAAACCCGAGCCCATCATGTGATGATCGGCCTGTTCAGCGTGCTGGTGGTGGTCGGCGCGATGCTGTTCGGCCTATGGCTGGCCAAGTCCAGCGTCGACAGCGCCTTCCAGGATTACGAAGTGATCTTCAACGAGGCGGTCAGCGGCCTGTCCCAAGGCAGCGCGGTACAGTACAGCGGGATCAAGGTCGGTGATGTCACCAGCCTGCGCCTGGATCCCAAGGATCCGCGCCGGGTACTGGCACGCATCCGCCTGGCCGGGCAGACGCCGATCAAGGAAGACACCCAGGCCAAACTGGCGCTGACCGGCATCACCGGCACCTCGATTATCCAACTCAGCGGCGGTACGCCACAAAGCCTGGAACTCAAGGGCAAGGACGGCGAACTGCCGCAAATCATCGCCTCGCCGTCACCGATTGCGCGCCTGTTGAATAACAGCAACGACCTGATGACCAGCATCAACCTGCTGCTGCACAACGCCAACCGCATGTTCTCCCGAGACAACGTCGACCGGCTCAGCAAGACCCTGGACAACCTGCAACAAACCACCGGGGCGATTGCCGATCAGCGCGGCGACATCAAGGTCGTCATGCAGCAACTGATGCAAGTCAGCAAGCAGGCCAGTGCCACGCTGGAGCAGACCACAGCCCTGATGCGTAACGCCAACGGCCTGCTCAGCGAGCAGGGCAAGCAGGTGTTCGGCAGCGCCGAACAGGCCATGCAGTCCCTGGAACAAAGCACCGCGACGATCAATGCCTTGCTGACCGACAACAAGGACTCCCTGAACAGCGGCATGCAGGGCCTCAACGAACTGGCCCCAGCCGTGCGCGAACTGCGCGACACCCTGGGTTCGTTGCGGGCCATTTCCCGCCGCCTGGAAGCCAACCCCAGCGGTTATCTGCTGGGCAGCGACAAGAACAAGGAGTTCACGCCATGA